The genomic DNA ATTTTCATTGTCAACCTGTGTTTTTGCAGTGTGGTGTAACATAGAGGATAAAGGTAAAGCCGGCCGCCTGGCCGGCAACTTTTAGGCAATGGTCACACTGCGGTCTAGATACACATCCTGTATGGCCTGCAGCAGTTCTACCCCTTCTGCCATGGGGCGTTGGAATGCTTTTCGCCCGGAAATCAGGCCCATGCCGCCGGCCCGCTTATTGATAACGGCGGTACGCACCGCATCCGCCAGATCATTGTCTCCGGAAGGCCCACCGGAATTAATCAATCCGGCTCGGCCCATATAGCAGTTTACCACCTGATAACGGGTAAGGTCAATGGGGTTCTCTGACGTCAGTTTACTGTAAACGTTTTTATTGGTCTTACCAAATTCTTTGCCTGCTTTTTCGCTCACCGCCGGATAGCCGCCATTGGTTTCCGGCATTTTTTGTTTAATAATATCGGCCTTTAATGTTACCCCCAGGTGGTTAGCCTGGCCGGTAAGATCGGCGGCCGTATGATAGTCTGTGCCGTCAACCTTAAAAGCAGGGTTGCGCAGGTAACACCACAAAACAGTAAACATCCCCAACTCATGGGCCAGCTGGAAAGCTTCTGAAACTTCCTGAATCTGGCGGCCAGACTCTGCCGAGCCAAAGTAGATGGTGGCGCCCACCCCTCTTGCCCCCAGTTCCCAGGCCTGCCGCACATCTGCAAACATCACCTGATCGTGGGTATTGGGGTAAGAAAGCAGTTCGTTATGGTTTAGTTTCACGATGAAGGGGATTTTATGGGCATATTTTCTGGCCACAGCCCCCAACACGCCCAGAGTTGAGGCTACCGCGTTGCAGCCCCCTTCCATGGCCAGCTTCACAATATTTTCCGGATCAAAATACGCCGGATTCGGCGCAAAGGATGCGCCGGCCGAATGCTCAATTCCCTGATCCACCGGCAAAATAGAAAGATACCCGGTTCCGCTTAGCCGGCCATGATTAAAGAACTCCTGCAAACTACGCAACACAGGTACCGGGCGGTCGGTAGCGGCAAACACTCTGTCCACAAAATCCGGACCCGGCAAATGCAGCATTTTTTTGGAAACTGTGCTGCATTGGTGGTTTAGCAACTGCTCTGCATCATTACCCAACATATCGGCAATATTCACACCCATCATTCCTCCCCATAAAAAAGGTTTTGTCCATTGGAAAATTATATGATTACAACCTGACTGGTAACACAACAGTTATAACCTTCTTTTCTAGGTGGCAAGTTTTTACACCTTCCCGGTGTTTCAGTTTTAATTAAATTGTAAGTGTTGGAGAAAAATCGAATAATTTTCTAGAACAATAGCAGGAAAAAAGGAGAAAGAGGGAGAATTTTGTAGCAAAGCATGTCAGATATGGCATAAGGGGGAGGGCACATTGATGCGACTTGATGCGGCGCAACAGGTTTTACTGGCCATATATGAAGAAACGCAGAAAGAAAATCCCCATCTGTGGAAGGCTGTCACCGCAAGAACACTTGGTATTGATGCCACAAAATTCAAAGTGGCCGTTGATAAACTGGAGAACGAAGGGTTTATCTATGGGTCACTGATTATTACCGGGGACTGCTGCCCGGTCCCCAGAATGGTGATTATCGATAACGTAAAACTTACACCGTATGGCATGGAGTGTGCCGAAAGAATTCTGTACATAATTAAAGACATACCATTTCAGGCCATTACTGATGATAACGCAATCCGACAGCCCTGGCTAAAGCAGGCCATAGCCAGTATTAACGAAGTTTGTTCATTTCAGAAATACAAAACATGCTAAATTATCGGAGAAGGTTCCCAAATTGGAAACCTTCTTTTTGTTTGTGCTTTTTACCTGAATACTCCTCACTTTGTCCGGGAAAGCTTGCTTTGAGGGGTGAGAAAATGGATCGACACATGATAAAATCCGGTTCACTGGCCGGCGCCGTCTCCGGATTGGCTCTGGCCTATTTGCAGTGGGCCGCTTATTTGCTAAACATTCTGCCCTATCACGTTTATATTGCAGCGGCCGGCATTATATTGCCTGAAAACCTGCTTTTTTCTGTCTTTGGGCTTATTGTGGGTTTTGTGCTGCATACAGCTTTCTTTGCACTGGTTG from Dethiobacter alkaliphilus AHT 1 includes the following:
- a CDS encoding class I fructose-bisphosphate aldolase, translated to MGVNIADMLGNDAEQLLNHQCSTVSKKMLHLPGPDFVDRVFAATDRPVPVLRSLQEFFNHGRLSGTGYLSILPVDQGIEHSAGASFAPNPAYFDPENIVKLAMEGGCNAVASTLGVLGAVARKYAHKIPFIVKLNHNELLSYPNTHDQVMFADVRQAWELGARGVGATIYFGSAESGRQIQEVSEAFQLAHELGMFTVLWCYLRNPAFKVDGTDYHTAADLTGQANHLGVTLKADIIKQKMPETNGGYPAVSEKAGKEFGKTNKNVYSKLTSENPIDLTRYQVVNCYMGRAGLINSGGPSGDNDLADAVRTAVINKRAGGMGLISGRKAFQRPMAEGVELLQAIQDVYLDRSVTIA